A single region of the Triplophysa dalaica isolate WHDGS20190420 chromosome 15, ASM1584641v1, whole genome shotgun sequence genome encodes:
- the LOC130436920 gene encoding calpain-1 catalytic subunit-like produces MPPPDVTKTHEDVVGSLNNPLKFLDQDYQTLHQSLLSKKQQFIDESFPANSSSIGKGLLSEEDMAQIKWKRPSEIVLNRPCLVVDEVSRFDYAQGSKLGDCWFLASIGAVSSQKDIMDQVIPAEQSFSKGYAGIFHFRFWRFGKWIDVVIDDQLPTINNNLIFLSSKIITEFWPALLEKAYAKVCGSFADLHGGCVSEALLDFTGGVHIHFDLKVAPAYLWNMMESAFKSKTLMGCSTPQGATSQNTVLPNGIVEGHAYTVTGVYQVTTKDQQVRLVRMFNPWGMGEWTGNWSDISPLWKTVSANDSKNCLSVADNGEFWMSMEDYTKSFKTMDICSTSPDFLNGSSKCSWSSQYHIGQWTAETAGGIWTIWKNPQFRVRIEKPSEDCAGGECRENILVSLMQNQENRHRKQLSHLYIGFSVYKIPPEIKNDGGKYSSSFFRRRSPVAKTDTFSNLREVMKFFSLQPGEYLIVPSTISPGEMASFVLSVFTKHQCKKRL; encoded by the exons ATGCCTCCCCCTGATGTTACCAAAACACATGAAGATGTCGTGGGTTCCTTAAACAACCCACTAAAGTTCCTGGATCAAGACTACCAGACATTGCACCAAAGCCTCCTCTCCAAAAAACAGCAGTTCATTGATGAGTCTTTCCCTGCAAATAGCAGCTCTATTGGCAAAGGGCTGCTGTCCGAAGAGGATATGGCACAAATCAAATGGAAAAGACCATCA GAAATTGTGTTGAACCGACCATGTCTAGTTGTGGATGAAGTGTCCAGATTTGACTATGCCCAGGGATCTAAATTAG GAGACTGCTGGTTTTTAGCCTCAATCGGGGCTGTTAGTTCTCAGAAGGATATTATGGACCAAGTCATTCCAGCTGAACAGTCATTCAGCAAGGGTTATGCcggaatatttcattttagg TTCTGGCGGTTCGGGAAGTGGATTGATGTTGTCATCGACGACCAACTTCCAACAATTAACAACAATCTTATTTTTCTGAGTTCCAAAATTATTACTGAGTTTTGGCCTGCCTTACTGGAGAAAGCGTATGCAAA AGTATGCGGATCTTTTGCTGACTTACATGGTGGATGTGTATCTGAGGCTCTCCTTGACTTCACTGGAGGGGTGCACATACACTTTGACTTAAAAGTAGCACCTGCTTATTTGTGGAATATGATGGAAAGTGCATTCAAGTCAAAAACTCTCATGGGGTGCAGCACACCTCAAGGG GCAACATCTCAAAACACAGTGTTACCTAATGGCATAGTTGAGGGTCATGCCTACACAGTGACAGGTGTTTATCAG GTAACAACTAAAGATCAGCAAGTTAGACTGGTGAGGATGTTCAACCCATGGGGAATGGGTGAATGGACAGGGAACTGGAGTGACAT ATCACCTTTGTGGAAGACAGTGAGTGCAAATGACAGCAAAAACTGCCTTTCTGTGGCTGACAATGGGGAATTCTG GATGTCAATGGAAGATTACACCAAAAGCTTTAAAACCATGGATATCTGCTCTACCTCTCCTGATTTTCTGAATGGCTCTTCTAAATGTTCTTGGAGCTCCCAATACCATATCGGCCAATGGACCGCTGAGACCGCTGGTGGCATAT GGACCATCTGGAAAAATCCTCAGTTTCGTGTAAGGATTGAGAAGCCCAGTGAGGACTGTGCTGGTGGGGAGTGTCGTGAAAACATACTGGTGTCTCTCATGCAGAACCAAGAGAACAGACACAGAAAACAGCTTTCCCACCTGTATATAGGATTCTCTGTTTATAAG ATACCACCAGAG ATAAAAAATGATGGTGGGAAGTATTCAAGTTCATTCTTCAGGCGTAGAAGTCCTGTGGCAAAGACTGACACGTTTTCAAATTTGAGAGAGGTGATGAAGTTCTTCAGTCTGCAACCCGGAGAGTACCTGATTGTACCGAGCACAATAAGTCCGGGTGAAATGGCGTCCTTTGTCCTATCTGTTTTCACAAAGCATCAATGTAAAAAACGATTATAG